The following proteins come from a genomic window of Rutidosis leptorrhynchoides isolate AG116_Rl617_1_P2 chromosome 10, CSIRO_AGI_Rlap_v1, whole genome shotgun sequence:
- the LOC139872463 gene encoding uncharacterized protein isoform X1: MLYYFPSSQVRLSSDLQTGLLGESLSPPSTTTINRNKMLTWHSNFPAIIKTSRLTRIPKTSTPVLAFSSSSHILQQSLRYAVLGAGFAGLSVAWHLLEHSPRGLHVCVDILDEVGIGGGASGVSGGLLHPYSPKVKPLWRAAECWEESLRLISIAESATRVKVPGLKNGGFDLNSNGFIARRRGILRPTVNLKNMNAMTDNAQKCLASCRIKSINEDAARTLVPDICVPSSSAFYMPDAVNINPQNYLEALYVACETLAKDISGNGLGEKKINFHKRSIDNLLELEGEYYAVIVCLGARSTFLPELSRRLPLRTCRGVVAHLHLPENIREEFPDHSPSILSDAWVAIQNPRNLYLGSTWEWKSCNYSQSVSMEEASKAMEELVPKASAVYPGIRKWAFDGASAGLRAMPPLTGNGSLPILGRIDDFISQPHESKFWIFSGLGSRGLLYHAWLGKLMAQAVISCNEDVIPSELTSWKST; the protein is encoded by the exons ATGTTGTACTATTTTCCAAGTAGTCAGGTCAGGTTATCATCCGATCTTCAAACCGGGCTTCTCGGCGAAAGTTTATCACCGCCGTCGACGACGACCATAAACCGTAATAAGATGCTGACGTGGCACTCTAATTTTCCGGCAATAATCAAAACCTCGCGTCTTACTCGTATTCCAAAAACCTCAACTCCAGTCCTTGCGTTTTCCTCCTCTTCTCATATCCTTCAACAATCCCTCAG ATATGCTGTACTTGGAGCAGGCTTTGCTGGATTATCTGTAGCATGGCACTTGCTAGAA CACAGTCCTAGAGGATTACATGTGTGTGTCGATATTCTTGATGAAGTCGGAATTGGCGGTGGTGCATCTGGAGTGTCTGGAGGACTTCTTCATCCTTATTCTCCTAAAG TTAAGCCTCTTTGGCGGGCAGCTGAGTGTTGGGAAGAGAGTTTACGGCTTATAAGTATTGCTGAATCAGCAACACGTGTAAAGGTACCGGGCTTGAAGAACGGAGGATTTGATCTGAACTCGAACGGTTTTATTGCACGAAGAAGGGGTATTCTGAGACCAACAGTCAACTTGAAGAACATGAATGCAATGACTGAT AATGCTCAGAAATGTCTTGCCAGTTGCAGAATAAAGTCTATTAATGAAGACGCAGCCCGGACTTTAGTGCCTGATATATGTGTACCTTCCAGTTCGGCTTTTTATATGCCTGATGCTGTAAATATAAATCCCCAAAACTACCTTGAG GCCCTATATGTAGCGTGTGAAACTCTAGCAAAAGACATTTCTGGAAATGGTCTTGGTGAAAAGAAGATAAATTTCCATAAGAGATCTATTGACAATCTTCTTGAATTAGAAG GGGAGTATTATGCAGTTATTGTATGTTTGGGTGCCAGATCCACTTTCCTCCCAGAGCTGTCGAGAAGGTTACCGTTGAGGACTTGCAGAGGTGTTGTTGCCCATTTACATCTTCCTGAAAATATTAG AGAAGAATTTCCCGACCATAGTCCGTCAATTTTGTCAGACGCCTGGGTTGCCATACAAAATCCTCGAAATTTATACCTGGGTTCTACATGGGAATGGAAATCTTGCAACTACTCACAAAGTGTTTCAATGGAGGAAGCTTCAAAAGCTATGGAAGAACTTGTACCAAAAGCGTCTGCAGTATATCCAGGCATAAGGAAATGGGCTTTTGATGGAGCTAGTGCGGGTCTAAGAGCAATGCCGCCTCTTACAGGAAACGGGTCGCTTCCAATTTTAGGTCGCATAGATGATTTTATTAGTCAACCGCATGAGAGTAAGTTTTGGATTTTTTCGGGTCTTGGATCTAGAGGTCTGCTGTATCATGCTTGGCTTGGTAAGTTAATGGCACAAGCTGTTATTTCTTGTAATGAGGATGTAATACCCTCTGAATTAACCTCTTGGAAATCAACTTAA
- the LOC139872463 gene encoding uncharacterized protein isoform X3 encodes MALARILEDYMCVSIFLMKSELAVVHLECLEDFFILILLKPLWRAAECWEESLRLISIAESATRVKVPGLKNGGFDLNSNGFIARRRGILRPTVNLKNMNAMTDNAQKCLASCRIKSINEDAARTLVPDICVPSSSAFYMPDAVNINPQNYLEALYVACETLAKDISGNGLGEKKINFHKRSIDNLLELEGEYYAVIVCLGARSTFLPELSRRLPLRTCRGVVAHLHLPENIREEFPDHSPSILSDAWVAIQNPRNLYLGSTWEWKSCNYSQSVSMEEASKAMEELVPKASAVYPGIRKWAFDGASAGLRAMPPLTGNGSLPILGRIDDFISQPHESKFWIFSGLGSRGLLYHAWLGKLMAQAVISCNEDVIPSELTSWKST; translated from the exons ATGGCACTTGCTAGAA TCCTAGAGGATTACATGTGTGTGTCGATATTCTTGATGAAGTCGGAATTGGCGGTGGTGCATCTGGAGTGTCTGGAGGACTTCTTCATCCTTATTCTCCTAAAG CCTCTTTGGCGGGCAGCTGAGTGTTGGGAAGAGAGTTTACGGCTTATAAGTATTGCTGAATCAGCAACACGTGTAAAGGTACCGGGCTTGAAGAACGGAGGATTTGATCTGAACTCGAACGGTTTTATTGCACGAAGAAGGGGTATTCTGAGACCAACAGTCAACTTGAAGAACATGAATGCAATGACTGAT AATGCTCAGAAATGTCTTGCCAGTTGCAGAATAAAGTCTATTAATGAAGACGCAGCCCGGACTTTAGTGCCTGATATATGTGTACCTTCCAGTTCGGCTTTTTATATGCCTGATGCTGTAAATATAAATCCCCAAAACTACCTTGAG GCCCTATATGTAGCGTGTGAAACTCTAGCAAAAGACATTTCTGGAAATGGTCTTGGTGAAAAGAAGATAAATTTCCATAAGAGATCTATTGACAATCTTCTTGAATTAGAAG GGGAGTATTATGCAGTTATTGTATGTTTGGGTGCCAGATCCACTTTCCTCCCAGAGCTGTCGAGAAGGTTACCGTTGAGGACTTGCAGAGGTGTTGTTGCCCATTTACATCTTCCTGAAAATATTAG AGAAGAATTTCCCGACCATAGTCCGTCAATTTTGTCAGACGCCTGGGTTGCCATACAAAATCCTCGAAATTTATACCTGGGTTCTACATGGGAATGGAAATCTTGCAACTACTCACAAAGTGTTTCAATGGAGGAAGCTTCAAAAGCTATGGAAGAACTTGTACCAAAAGCGTCTGCAGTATATCCAGGCATAAGGAAATGGGCTTTTGATGGAGCTAGTGCGGGTCTAAGAGCAATGCCGCCTCTTACAGGAAACGGGTCGCTTCCAATTTTAGGTCGCATAGATGATTTTATTAGTCAACCGCATGAGAGTAAGTTTTGGATTTTTTCGGGTCTTGGATCTAGAGGTCTGCTGTATCATGCTTGGCTTGGTAAGTTAATGGCACAAGCTGTTATTTCTTGTAATGAGGATGTAATACCCTCTGAATTAACCTCTTGGAAATCAACTTAA
- the LOC139873138 gene encoding large ribosomal subunit protein eL39z/eL39x encodes MPSHKSFMIKKKLGKKMRQNRPIPHWIRMRTDNTIRYNAKRRHWRRTKLGF; translated from the exons ATG CCTTCCCACAAGAGTTTCATGATCAAGAAGAAGCTAGGAAAGAAGATGAGGCAGAACAGGCCCATTCCTCACTGGATTCGCATGAGGACTGACAACACTATCAG GTACAACGCCAAGCGCAGGCACTGGCGCAGAACCAAGCTCGGGTTTTAG
- the LOC139872463 gene encoding uncharacterized protein isoform X2 — protein MLYYFPSSQVRLSSDLQTGLLGESLSPPSTTTINRNKMLTWHSNFPAIIKTSRLTRIPKTSTPVLAFSSSSHILQQSLSPRGLHVCVDILDEVGIGGGASGVSGGLLHPYSPKVKPLWRAAECWEESLRLISIAESATRVKVPGLKNGGFDLNSNGFIARRRGILRPTVNLKNMNAMTDNAQKCLASCRIKSINEDAARTLVPDICVPSSSAFYMPDAVNINPQNYLEALYVACETLAKDISGNGLGEKKINFHKRSIDNLLELEGEYYAVIVCLGARSTFLPELSRRLPLRTCRGVVAHLHLPENIREEFPDHSPSILSDAWVAIQNPRNLYLGSTWEWKSCNYSQSVSMEEASKAMEELVPKASAVYPGIRKWAFDGASAGLRAMPPLTGNGSLPILGRIDDFISQPHESKFWIFSGLGSRGLLYHAWLGKLMAQAVISCNEDVIPSELTSWKST, from the exons ATGTTGTACTATTTTCCAAGTAGTCAGGTCAGGTTATCATCCGATCTTCAAACCGGGCTTCTCGGCGAAAGTTTATCACCGCCGTCGACGACGACCATAAACCGTAATAAGATGCTGACGTGGCACTCTAATTTTCCGGCAATAATCAAAACCTCGCGTCTTACTCGTATTCCAAAAACCTCAACTCCAGTCCTTGCGTTTTCCTCCTCTTCTCATATCCTTCAACAATCCCTCAG TCCTAGAGGATTACATGTGTGTGTCGATATTCTTGATGAAGTCGGAATTGGCGGTGGTGCATCTGGAGTGTCTGGAGGACTTCTTCATCCTTATTCTCCTAAAG TTAAGCCTCTTTGGCGGGCAGCTGAGTGTTGGGAAGAGAGTTTACGGCTTATAAGTATTGCTGAATCAGCAACACGTGTAAAGGTACCGGGCTTGAAGAACGGAGGATTTGATCTGAACTCGAACGGTTTTATTGCACGAAGAAGGGGTATTCTGAGACCAACAGTCAACTTGAAGAACATGAATGCAATGACTGAT AATGCTCAGAAATGTCTTGCCAGTTGCAGAATAAAGTCTATTAATGAAGACGCAGCCCGGACTTTAGTGCCTGATATATGTGTACCTTCCAGTTCGGCTTTTTATATGCCTGATGCTGTAAATATAAATCCCCAAAACTACCTTGAG GCCCTATATGTAGCGTGTGAAACTCTAGCAAAAGACATTTCTGGAAATGGTCTTGGTGAAAAGAAGATAAATTTCCATAAGAGATCTATTGACAATCTTCTTGAATTAGAAG GGGAGTATTATGCAGTTATTGTATGTTTGGGTGCCAGATCCACTTTCCTCCCAGAGCTGTCGAGAAGGTTACCGTTGAGGACTTGCAGAGGTGTTGTTGCCCATTTACATCTTCCTGAAAATATTAG AGAAGAATTTCCCGACCATAGTCCGTCAATTTTGTCAGACGCCTGGGTTGCCATACAAAATCCTCGAAATTTATACCTGGGTTCTACATGGGAATGGAAATCTTGCAACTACTCACAAAGTGTTTCAATGGAGGAAGCTTCAAAAGCTATGGAAGAACTTGTACCAAAAGCGTCTGCAGTATATCCAGGCATAAGGAAATGGGCTTTTGATGGAGCTAGTGCGGGTCTAAGAGCAATGCCGCCTCTTACAGGAAACGGGTCGCTTCCAATTTTAGGTCGCATAGATGATTTTATTAGTCAACCGCATGAGAGTAAGTTTTGGATTTTTTCGGGTCTTGGATCTAGAGGTCTGCTGTATCATGCTTGGCTTGGTAAGTTAATGGCACAAGCTGTTATTTCTTGTAATGAGGATGTAATACCCTCTGAATTAACCTCTTGGAAATCAACTTAA